A segment of the Capnocytophaga sp. ARDL2 genome:
GAGGAAATCAGTGAGTTGGATTGTATTAATGCGATATATCAATTGTTTTATTTGTCTGTATATAAAAGCAATAGTACCTATTGGTTGAATGCAGATGTAAAACGCTGTTATAGCCAAATAAAAGGTATAATCATGAAATATTTTATAACACCAGAACCACAACGAATGGATCCTTGTGAGTTTTGGGAGTATTTACAACAATTTTTACCGTGTGAACCTACGCCAACAATCCAAGAGCCAGTTCCAACACCAACAGAGCCAATTACGTATGAACCACCTGTAATGACACAACCTACGCCTGTACACGGTTTTGAACCCGTACAACCATCGTTGAACAGAGTATATTATTATCACGGAGACCACTTAAATTCAAGTACTTACGTTACAGATGATATCGGACGACCAGTAGCATATTATGACTACTTACCGTTTGGAGAGGTAGCTGTGGAGCATAATCAGACTACCAATTTCAACAATGGTTATAAATTCAACGCTAAAGAACTTGACGAAGCAACAGGTATGAGTTATTACGGAGCGAGGTATTATGATTCGAGGTTGTCGGTTTTTGTGAGTGTAGATCCGCTTGTAGATCAAACCTTTGAACCATACAGCTATGTAGGGAATAATCCTGTGATGTTTACTGACCCTACGGGGATGAGTAAAGATGAGGTGATAATTACAGGAAATATGGCAAAAGAAGCTTTCTTAGAGTTGCAATCTGCTGTTGCTGGTCAATTAATTTTGACAATGGATTTTTCAGGTAAATTATCATACAGACCAATAGAAGGAGTAAATATTAGTTCTGATACTCAACAATTAATAGATGCTATTGATGATAACTCCATTATTGTGAATATAATAGCAGATGATACATATACAACTCCGAATAATGAATTATTTATAGGTGGTGCCTTTATGGGAAATACAGTAATAAATGACAATGGTAAAAAAAATGTTGTTGCCGAACAACTTATCAATCCAAATGTTTTAAAAAAACTTAGTGCAGACTATAATAAACCAGGTGCAGATACTTTACATGAAATCACAGAAGCTTATCAAGGAGGGCTTATTTCAAAATCAAAAAATATTTCATCTCCTGCTGGCGGAAAACCCAATAGTGTTTATACTCAGGCACATAATACAGCGACACCTCAATCAGGTATTGTTAAAGAATTTATTTATGATGAAAAGGGAAATGAACTTAAATTAACACCTTCAGGAAGATTTCCTCCAAACGCGACAAATTTAGAGTATAAGACATCTAATGGAACAATAATATTAAAAATACCATAGTATTATGAATAAAGTTATTATATGTTTTTCTTTTTTTTTATTAATAAATTGTAATATTGTAAAGAAAAACAGTAATCAAAATGAATTATATCATAAAATAACAAAGATAGATTCGATAAATAGTTATTATCTTGTTTATACCACAAAAGGTGATTCTGTTTTTCAAATAGTATCAAAAAAAGAAGTAGTAGAGAGCTGTAAAAAAATAGAAATAGGGAAAGATTATATGCTTAAATTAACTTCTTTCCGTTCTACAGCTCCCTATATTGGGAATATTAAAATATCACCTGTTAATGATTTACATATAAAATGTTTTCAATTTGAAGATAATACAGAAATATGTAAAGAAGAAGGTATAAGCGATTTGTATTTTACTAAAAATTTGAAAGGATTGTGTATAAAATAAGTATGTTCAGCTTACAAGAAAAAACCTTTGAGCCATACAGCTATGTAGGGAATAATCCTGTGAATTTTGTGGATCCTACGGGGATGAGTAAGGAGGATCCGATAGGTCCAGGTTATTATACTGCGACTGTAAATTCTAGGACAATAGGCTTTGCTTTAAGGCATCCTATAGCAGCTGTATCAATAGGAACGCCGAGTAAAGGATGTACTAATATTTCCACTAATTCTGTCAGATTTTCAACTCGTATAGGTTTAAATGAAAATGCACAAAAAGAGGGGTCGCAAGTGAATGCTTATAGGCATACTTTGTGGCAAGCTGAAATTACAAAAGAATTTGGTACAAATATAGCAAAACAAGTTGGAAATGCTCACGAAGTCAATCCGTTTGCAGCTACAGGAAACAATTTAATAACAACTTTCAATACACTTGCAGAAGCAGATGAAACAATTGATTTACTCAACAATATAATCGGAAGAAGTATAGGTGAAGCTAATCCTAATGCTAATATGCAAGAATTAGCTATGAAAACATTAGATTATTTTAAAAATAAAGGTCTTTGGACAGCAACGGTTATAATCGATGAAGAAGGGAATACAACAGGTTGGAGTATATCTCAAACAAGATTGAGTAAAGAACAATATAATAAAGCAAAAGATATTATTCAGGGATTAAACACGAAT
Coding sequences within it:
- a CDS encoding RHS repeat domain-containing protein, which translates into the protein MASRLMTLQGQFVSQNQMQPQAMSMQAMSATQSPQNCQQQLDAIMQYLANDPAMADCLTAVQNINADPSYQNACDKLYAVNALNCSPADVIDVVITDPVYTPEEISELDCINAIYQLFYLSVYKSNSTYWLNADVKRCYSQIKGIIMKYFITPEPQRMDPCEFWEYLQQFLPCEPTPTIQEPVPTPTEPITYEPPVMTQPTPVHGFEPVQPSLNRVYYYHGDHLNSSTYVTDDIGRPVAYYDYLPFGEVAVEHNQTTNFNNGYKFNAKELDEATGMSYYGARYYDSRLSVFVSVDPLVDQTFEPYSYVGNNPVMFTDPTGMSKDEVIITGNMAKEAFLELQSAVAGQLILTMDFSGKLSYRPIEGVNISSDTQQLIDAIDDNSIIVNIIADDTYTTPNNELFIGGAFMGNTVINDNGKKNVVAEQLINPNVLKKLSADYNKPGADTLHEITEAYQGGLISKSKNISSPAGGKPNSVYTQAHNTATPQSGIVKEFIYDEKGNELKLTPSGRFPPNATNLEYKTSNGTIILKIP